A section of the Deltaproteobacteria bacterium genome encodes:
- a CDS encoding PilN domain-containing protein: MKEKVGDIDLNDEKGIKKLSAKIDFLNAVIYENNFSWSELFYSLEKASPRNVSIHSVKPSYESRKIKIAGLAKKSKDVATLVDNLEKTSFIKKSFLLGESEEIIEKRYRALSFNIEAEGDF, from the coding sequence ATGAAGGAAAAAGTTGGTGACATCGATCTTAATGATGAAAAAGGGATAAAGAAACTTTCTGCCAAAATTGATTTCCTCAATGCAGTTATCTATGAGAATAATTTTTCATGGAGTGAACTTTTTTACTCTCTTGAAAAAGCCTCTCCAAGAAATGTATCTATTCATTCCGTTAAACCGAGCTATGAATCCAGGAAAATTAAAATCGCAGGATTGGCCAAGAAATCAAAGGATGTTGCCACACTGGTTGATAACCTTGAAAAAACCAGCTTTATCAAAAAAAGTTTTCTCCTGGGAGAGAGCGAGGAAATCATTGAAAAGAGATACAGGGCTCTTTCATTTAACATCGAAGCTGAGGGAGATTTTTGA